The following are encoded in a window of Carettochelys insculpta isolate YL-2023 chromosome 30, ASM3395843v1, whole genome shotgun sequence genomic DNA:
- the SLC25A44 gene encoding solute carrier family 25 member 44, with protein sequence MEDKRNIPIIEWEHLDKKKFYVFGVCMTMMIRVSVYPFTLIRTRLQVQKGKSLYNGTFDAFVKILRSEGAIGLYRGFLVNTFTLISGQCYVTTYELTRKYVSKYNNNNVIKSLVAGGSASLVAQSITVPIDVVSQHLMMQRDGESMGRFKVRYQDCKRNMVFGQTKDILVQIFKADGLKGFYRGYVASLLTYIPNSAVWWPFYHFYAEQLSRLTPKDCPHLLLQAISGPLAAATASTLTNPMDVIRTRVQVEGKSSIILTFKQLMAEEGPWGLTKGLSARIISATPSTIVIVVGYETLKKLSLRPELVDSRHW encoded by the exons ATGGAGGACAAACGCAACATCCCGATCATCGAGTGGGAGCATCTGGACAAGAAGAAGTTCTACGTGTTCGGCGTCTGCATGACCATGATGATCCGGGTGAGCGTTTACCCCTTCACGCTCATCCGAACGCGGCTGCAGGTCCAGAAGGGCAAGAGTCTTTACAACGGGACCTTTGATGCCTTTGTGAAGATACTGCGGTCAGAAGGGGCTATTGGGCTGTACCGGGGCTTTTTGGTCAACACCTTCACCTTGATTTCAGGCCAGTGTTATGTGACCACCTACGAGCTCACCCGCAAGTACGTGTCCAAGTACAACAACAACAATGTCATCAAGTCACTGGTGGCTGGGGGCTCAGCCTCCCTGGTGGCGCAGAGCATCACAGTGCCAATAGATGTTGTCTCCCAGCACCTCATGATGCAGCGTGATGGGGAGAGCATGGGCAGGTTCAAAGTGAGGTACCAAGACTGCAAACGTAACATGGTCTTCGGCCAGACCAAGGACATCCTTGTGCAGATCTTCAAGGCTGATGGCCTGAAAGGCTTCTACAGGGGCTATGTGGCTTCGCTGCTCACCTATATTCCCAACAGTGCTGTGTGGTGGCCTTTCTACCACTTCTATGCAG AACAGCTCTCACGCTTGACACCTAAAGATTgtccacacctcctcctccaagcTATATCGGGGCCACTAGCAGCTGCAACGGCCTCCACCCTCACCAACCCCATGGATGTCATCAGAACTCGCGTCCAG GTGGAAGGCAAAAGCTCCATCATTCTCACTTTCAAGCAACTAATGGCAGAGGAAGGTCCCTGGGGCCTCACAAAAGGCCTTTCGGCCCGCATCATATCGGCCACCCCTTCCACCATCGTCATAGTGGTGggatatgaaactctgaagaagttAAGCCTCCGCCCGGAGCTTGTGGACTCAAGACATTGGTAG